The proteins below come from a single Deinococcus budaensis genomic window:
- a CDS encoding DUF2272 domain-containing protein, translating into MDPELYELLQEGGAADEVAVVMRLLDPERPPPGTRVVARFGPVVTARVPRGAIPEVWRDPAVESLKAPRGLSADVEEPQPLWPGLEQPGIAQTLSGEATFTPNDARRPDGLEATGRGVVIGLVDWGCDFAHPDFRRADGRTRLLALWDQRPRGEPGAWPYGYGRVFTPEQLNAALQAPDPYAALDYHPADTDPGLGAHGTHTLGIAGGNGRGGGPVGVAPEAELVFVHMGAREGPGAVPLGNSVELLEGLDLIARVAAGRPCVVNLSLGRHAGEKTGRSLVEQALDAWVALAPGRAVVQSCGNYFERRTHADWTLRPGETRTFAVQVSPGDRSPNELDLWYPGRDRLGVEVRSAGGSLVARAARGERASAWRAGREVLRVYHRAFDPNNGDHQINVRFEVLPDVSAWEVTLTGEDVQDGRVHAWIERDSGCGSCQSRFAAQEADARTTLGTICTGYRTLAVGAYDPHREERPLGRFSSSGPTRDGRSKPDLIAPGVMILAPRSQGREGGGPLYTRMSGTSMAAPHVTGCVALMFGAAGETPLDIVQTRRLLLASCEAAPPDLDPARVGSGYLDPVRAVEAVRLGHVPARPDPPEVTPMPEVAPTPPAPPAPLAAGTPPPDTAGPETAGSQEAAPGEAEAFSSDVDPELTALEFAAADEEAGETWAGAFPGEDEEGAADAGSHALDGGGPELESLEAVGAALAGPVWEAVGGDGVAEVQAALASRLALVGAPGEAAGTRPDLAEVAGPCADVTVAPADRPRVLVRGAVHPAVREAQRKLSAFHLAQLVRGQPGLAGAPLREDCVLGTLTQGAVLDFQRQVFPGQPAEHDGKIGPHTWAQLDAVVLLPGPAPLAAVRVDALELLEGSLTRPLGWDEVIGLDVDRVHLRAAASGLPEAALPGEITVVVTSRPPNGDSGPATLGTPVTLRLPRTATLGTGRAEYRLSRTPGELGDFLAVETRRREVATLVRQPDHLGPGTSDRTFVGALGWAPRGRGTVPGSRAGRSGDPVGEVPDARQLFFAAGVEVLEVAALPLPGLRVEAPPARALIRSPADVVYYSGHGSSAHNCLLFEGVSREASCWLRPAELLAHWRRPLDLDLLILAGCSVLRVDFPLVGDPAGNGLAWARLLTGHGGPLAAILGYGGGAPADARGGDDIARAMGARLAGGSRDFARDWLEVNGAARAWNAVALDARGYWDFTAFHNIRGPRPLPAALPGGESLPAPDRAPEAPPSGEAGESADLPDAFFAGVQAVAAALGARPLHLLQVMMAESGLRPDAHNPRGHASGLIQFMPATLARLGWTAGHEAFRRLSAEAQLPYVERYYRPYRAAGLTSTARLYQATFLPATLAGGSDPATVLAARDGPSAQAYAANSGLDRRGDGTIRVADLTAAVERRCQGPRWEEARARLEGTAPPRPVPPLPGPVPPSPVPPGPVPPGPSSARPTLRAGSRGAAVGEAQGLLNAVHGRELAAGRPGLPGAPLTADGVFGPRTRAATVAFQRLAFPGASHEHDGVIGPRTWARLAEWARGGGAPTPPGPVPPPAPGTPWTQLKGDAARLTLEEYARWHPGGAARSETDPGMRAVLRGYWTQGAGLAGAAAEQAIDARLPWSAAFISWVMRQSGAGGLFRYASGHTVYCAAAKRNRQRADLTNPFWLYRVTERAPEPGDLICTGRQDSGVTFDNVDDGQFRASHGDVVVEVTPGRLGVIGGNVADTVGRKVVRTGADGRVLTDGAQRQYFAVLRLRTDPARE; encoded by the coding sequence TCGCCCATCCGGATTTTCGCCGTGCCGACGGCCGCACCCGGCTGCTGGCGCTGTGGGACCAGCGGCCGCGCGGGGAGCCGGGCGCCTGGCCGTACGGGTACGGGCGGGTGTTCACGCCCGAGCAGCTCAACGCCGCGTTGCAGGCACCCGACCCCTACGCCGCGCTGGACTACCATCCCGCCGACACCGACCCCGGTCTGGGCGCCCACGGCACCCACACGCTGGGGATCGCGGGCGGCAACGGGCGCGGCGGCGGGCCGGTCGGCGTGGCGCCGGAGGCCGAGCTGGTGTTCGTGCATATGGGGGCGCGCGAGGGACCCGGCGCGGTGCCGCTGGGCAACTCGGTCGAGCTGCTCGAGGGCCTGGACCTGATCGCGCGGGTGGCGGCGGGGCGGCCCTGCGTGGTCAACCTCAGCCTGGGGCGGCACGCGGGCGAGAAGACGGGCCGCAGCCTGGTCGAGCAGGCGCTCGACGCCTGGGTCGCGCTGGCGCCGGGGCGCGCGGTCGTGCAGAGCTGCGGCAACTACTTCGAGCGCCGCACCCACGCCGACTGGACCCTGCGGCCCGGCGAGACGCGCACCTTCGCGGTGCAGGTGAGTCCCGGCGACCGCAGCCCCAACGAACTCGACCTGTGGTACCCGGGCCGCGACCGCCTGGGCGTGGAGGTCCGCTCGGCGGGCGGTTCGCTGGTCGCGCGGGCGGCGCGCGGTGAGCGGGCCTCGGCCTGGCGGGCGGGGCGCGAGGTGCTGCGGGTCTACCACCGCGCCTTTGACCCCAACAACGGCGACCACCAGATCAACGTGCGCTTCGAGGTCCTGCCGGACGTGAGCGCCTGGGAGGTCACCCTGACCGGCGAGGACGTGCAAGACGGCCGCGTCCACGCCTGGATCGAGCGCGACAGCGGCTGCGGCAGCTGCCAGTCGCGCTTTGCGGCGCAGGAGGCCGACGCCCGCACGACCCTGGGCACCATCTGCACCGGCTACCGCACCCTGGCGGTGGGCGCCTACGACCCGCACCGCGAGGAGCGCCCGCTGGGCCGCTTTTCCAGCTCCGGCCCCACCCGCGACGGGCGCTCCAAGCCCGACCTGATCGCCCCCGGCGTGATGATTCTGGCGCCGCGCTCGCAGGGGCGGGAGGGCGGCGGCCCCCTCTATACCCGCATGTCGGGCACCAGCATGGCCGCCCCCCACGTCACGGGCTGCGTCGCGCTGATGTTCGGGGCCGCCGGAGAGACGCCGCTCGACATCGTCCAGACCCGGCGCCTGCTGCTGGCAAGCTGCGAGGCCGCGCCCCCGGACCTCGACCCCGCGCGCGTCGGCAGCGGCTACCTCGACCCCGTCCGGGCGGTCGAGGCGGTCCGCCTGGGGCACGTTCCCGCCCGGCCGGACCCCCCGGAGGTCACCCCCATGCCCGAAGTCGCCCCCACGCCCCCGGCGCCGCCCGCCCCCCTGGCCGCCGGGACCCCGCCGCCCGACACTGCTGGACCGGAAACTGCCGGGTCACAGGAGGCTGCCCCCGGGGAGGCAGAAGCGTTCTCCTCCGACGTGGACCCCGAGCTGACTGCGCTGGAATTCGCGGCGGCGGATGAGGAAGCCGGAGAAACCTGGGCCGGGGCCTTCCCCGGCGAGGACGAGGAGGGTGCCGCAGACGCCGGAAGCCACGCGCTGGACGGCGGTGGGCCGGAACTGGAGAGCCTGGAGGCGGTGGGCGCTGCGCTGGCCGGGCCGGTCTGGGAGGCGGTCGGCGGGGACGGGGTTGCGGAGGTGCAGGCGGCGCTGGCCTCGCGGCTGGCCCTGGTCGGGGCGCCGGGCGAGGCCGCCGGAACGCGGCCCGACCTTGCGGAGGTCGCCGGGCCGTGCGCCGACGTGACGGTGGCGCCCGCCGACCGGCCCCGGGTGCTGGTGCGCGGCGCCGTTCATCCCGCCGTGCGCGAGGCGCAGCGCAAGTTGAGCGCCTTTCACCTCGCGCAGCTCGTGCGCGGGCAGCCGGGGCTGGCGGGCGCGCCGCTGCGGGAAGACTGCGTCTTGGGGACGCTCACGCAGGGCGCGGTGCTGGACTTCCAGCGGCAGGTCTTTCCCGGCCAGCCCGCCGAGCACGACGGCAAGATCGGTCCGCACACCTGGGCGCAGCTCGACGCTGTGGTGCTGCTTCCCGGCCCGGCGCCGCTGGCCGCCGTCCGGGTGGACGCGCTGGAGCTGCTGGAGGGCAGCCTGACCCGCCCGCTGGGCTGGGACGAGGTGATCGGCCTGGACGTGGACCGGGTTCACCTGCGCGCGGCCGCCTCGGGGCTGCCCGAAGCTGCCTTGCCGGGCGAGATCACGGTGGTGGTCACGAGCCGCCCGCCCAACGGCGACTCCGGACCCGCCACCCTCGGCACCCCGGTCACCCTGCGGCTGCCGCGTACGGCGACCCTGGGCACGGGCCGCGCCGAATACAGGCTGTCGCGCACGCCGGGCGAGCTGGGCGACTTTCTGGCGGTGGAGACCCGGCGCCGCGAGGTGGCGACGCTGGTTCGCCAGCCTGACCACCTGGGACCCGGCACCAGCGACCGGACCTTTGTGGGCGCGCTGGGTTGGGCGCCGCGCGGCCGGGGCACCGTGCCGGGCAGCCGCGCGGGCCGCAGCGGCGACCCGGTGGGAGAGGTACCCGACGCCCGGCAGCTTTTCTTCGCGGCGGGGGTGGAAGTGCTGGAGGTCGCGGCGCTGCCGCTGCCGGGCCTGCGGGTGGAAGCGCCCCCCGCGCGCGCCCTGATTCGCAGCCCCGCCGACGTGGTGTACTACTCCGGCCACGGCTCCAGCGCCCACAACTGCCTGCTGTTCGAGGGCGTCTCGCGCGAGGCGTCGTGCTGGCTCAGGCCCGCCGAGCTGCTGGCGCACTGGCGCCGCCCGCTGGACCTCGACCTGCTGATCCTGGCCGGCTGCTCGGTGCTGAGGGTGGATTTTCCGCTGGTGGGGGACCCGGCGGGCAACGGGCTGGCGTGGGCGCGGCTGCTGACCGGGCACGGGGGGCCGCTGGCGGCGATTCTGGGCTACGGCGGCGGCGCCCCGGCCGACGCGCGCGGCGGCGACGACATCGCCCGCGCGATGGGGGCGCGGCTGGCGGGCGGCTCGCGCGACTTTGCCCGCGACTGGCTGGAGGTCAACGGGGCCGCGCGCGCCTGGAACGCGGTCGCCCTCGACGCCCGCGGCTACTGGGACTTCACGGCCTTTCACAACATCCGGGGACCGCGCCCGCTGCCCGCCGCCCTGCCCGGCGGCGAGAGCCTGCCCGCGCCGGACCGCGCCCCGGAGGCCCCCCCCAGCGGGGAAGCGGGCGAGAGCGCCGACCTGCCGGACGCCTTTTTCGCCGGGGTGCAGGCGGTGGCCGCCGCGCTGGGCGCCCGGCCGCTGCACCTGCTTCAGGTCATGATGGCCGAAAGTGGCCTGCGCCCGGACGCCCACAACCCGCGCGGGCACGCCAGCGGCCTGATCCAGTTCATGCCCGCGACCCTGGCGCGCCTGGGCTGGACGGCGGGCCACGAGGCCTTTCGCCGCCTGAGCGCCGAGGCGCAACTCCCCTATGTGGAGCGCTACTACCGCCCCTACCGGGCGGCGGGGCTGACCTCCACCGCGCGGCTCTACCAGGCGACCTTCCTGCCCGCGACGCTGGCGGGCGGCTCGGACCCCGCCACGGTGCTGGCCGCGCGGGACGGCCCCTCCGCGCAGGCCTACGCCGCCAACAGCGGGCTGGACCGCCGGGGCGACGGCACCATCCGCGTCGCCGACCTCACGGCGGCGGTGGAGCGGCGCTGCCAGGGTCCCCGCTGGGAGGAAGCCCGCGCGCGGCTGGAGGGCACGGCGCCCCCGCGGCCGGTGCCTCCGCTGCCCGGCCCAGTGCCGCCCAGCCCAGTGCCGCCTGGTCCCGTGCCCCCCGGCCCCTCCAGCGCGCGGCCCACCCTGCGCGCCGGGTCGCGCGGCGCGGCGGTGGGGGAGGCCCAGGGCCTGCTCAATGCCGTCCACGGCCGCGAACTCGCCGCCGGACGGCCGGGGCTGCCCGGCGCTCCGCTGACGGCAGACGGCGTCTTCGGCCCCCGCACCCGCGCGGCCACCGTGGCCTTCCAGCGGCTCGCCTTTCCAGGCGCCTCCCACGAGCACGACGGGGTGATCGGTCCCCGGACCTGGGCGAGGCTGGCCGAGTGGGCGCGCGGAGGGGGAGCGCCGACGCCTCCTGGCCCCGTGCCGCCCCCCGCGCCCGGCACCCCCTGGACGCAGCTCAAGGGGGACGCCGCGCGGCTCACGCTGGAGGAGTACGCCCGCTGGCATCCCGGCGGCGCGGCGCGCTCGGAGACGGACCCCGGGATGCGCGCGGTGCTGCGCGGCTACTGGACCCAGGGGGCGGGACTGGCGGGAGCCGCCGCCGAGCAGGCCATCGACGCCCGGCTGCCCTGGAGCGCGGCCTTCATCTCCTGGGTGATGCGGCAGTCGGGGGCCGGGGGCCTGTTCCGGTACGCTTCCGGGCACACCGTCTACTGCGCCGCCGCCAAACGCAACCGCCAGCGCGCCGACCTGACCAACCCCTTCTGGCTCTACCGGGTCACCGAGCGGGCGCCGGAGCCGGGCGACCTGATCTGCACCGGGCGTCAGGACAGCGGGGTGACGTTCGACAATGTGGACGACGGCCAGTTCCGCGCCTCGCACGGCGACGTGGTCGTGGAGGTGACGCCGGGGCGTCTGGGCGTGATCGGCGGCAACGTGGCCGACACGGTGGGCCGCAAGGTCGTGCGGACCGGGGCGGACGGCCGGGTCCTGACCGACGGCGCCCAACGCCAGTATTTCGCGGTGCTGCGCCTGCGGACCGACCCGGCCCGCGAGTGA
- a CDS encoding peptidoglycan-binding domain-containing protein yields MTAPPTASAPPPAASGREELRDVPGLEPHRGPGPTLILRWNTLAVTERVDLVLHFHGFSGRGAAMDLVRDKEGASGLDWQAPARGPGRAPGRTRPTLALLPRGRFYGGRSGTGYDFPALTRPGGARELLRWSLERFAARVGVPALTPGRLLLTAHSGGGAALWSVLDALDPHEVHVFDALYQSPAPLLRWARRRLARDAAAAAGLEAGPLGTYMREQGGALRVLYTPGGGTAGHSLEARRQLDQAFSALPGAPASASALRRWYAVERTPVPHGEVPRRFGWRLLADAGAALPDFAPTGAPGGPGPVPPGPPGARPTLRAGSRGAAVGEAQRLLNAAHAHELAAGRPGLPGAPLAEDGVFGRGTGAAALAFQRLAFPGEPRQHDGVIGPDTWARLSGWGTGRADHAGGGEAPAASAAHMHHGPP; encoded by the coding sequence ATGACCGCACCGCCCACCGCCTCTGCCCCGCCGCCCGCCGCCTCCGGCCGTGAGGAGCTGCGCGACGTGCCGGGCCTGGAACCCCACCGGGGACCCGGCCCGACCCTGATCCTGCGCTGGAACACGCTGGCCGTCACGGAGCGGGTGGACCTCGTGCTGCACTTTCACGGCTTTTCCGGGCGCGGCGCGGCGATGGACCTGGTGCGCGACAAGGAGGGCGCCAGCGGCCTGGACTGGCAGGCCCCGGCGCGGGGTCCAGGCCGCGCGCCGGGGCGCACCCGCCCCACCCTGGCGCTGCTGCCGCGCGGCCGCTTCTACGGCGGACGCTCGGGCACCGGCTACGACTTTCCGGCGCTGACGCGTCCCGGCGGCGCCCGCGAACTGCTGCGCTGGAGCCTGGAGCGCTTCGCGGCGCGGGTGGGGGTGCCCGCCCTCACGCCCGGTCGGCTGCTCCTGACCGCCCACTCGGGCGGAGGCGCGGCGCTGTGGTCGGTGCTGGACGCCCTCGATCCGCACGAGGTCCACGTCTTCGACGCCCTCTACCAGAGTCCGGCCCCGTTGCTGCGCTGGGCGAGGCGGCGTCTGGCGCGCGACGCGGCGGCGGCGGCGGGCCTGGAAGCCGGGCCGCTGGGGACCTACATGCGGGAGCAGGGTGGCGCGCTGCGGGTGCTGTACACCCCGGGCGGCGGCACCGCCGGGCACAGCCTGGAAGCCCGCCGCCAGCTCGACCAGGCGTTCTCGGCCCTTCCCGGCGCCCCGGCCTCGGCCTCGGCCCTGCGCCGCTGGTACGCCGTCGAGCGCACCCCCGTCCCCCACGGCGAGGTGCCGCGCCGCTTCGGCTGGCGCCTGCTGGCCGACGCGGGCGCCGCGCTGCCGGACTTCGCCCCGACGGGCGCTCCGGGAGGCCCTGGCCCTGTGCCGCCCGGCCCCCCCGGGGCGCGGCCCACCCTGCGCGCCGGGTCGCGCGGCGCGGCGGTGGGGGAGGCCCAGCGCCTGCTCAATGCCGCGCACGCCCACGAACTCGCCGCCGGACGGCCCGGCCTGCCGGGGGCGCCGCTGGCCGAGGACGGCGTGTTCGGCCGGGGCACCGGGGCGGCGGCCCTGGCGTTCCAGCGCCTGGCCTTTCCCGGGGAGCCGCGCCAGCACGACGGGGTGATCGGCCCGGACACCTGGGCCAGGCTGAGCGGGTGGGGGACGGGGCGGGCGGATCACGCGGGTGGGGGAGAGGCCCCCGCCGCCTCAGCCGCCCACATGCACCACGGGCCGCCGTGA
- a CDS encoding APC family permease: MTWFLETQHPEPEGFYEDEREVQQQHHTQPWWKVMCLTGVDYFSTLGYQPGIAALAAGALSPVATLILVLVTLFGALPMYRRVAQESPHGDGSLSMLERLLSYWPSKVLVLTLLGFVATGFVITITLSAADATAHLIENPFLQAALEGQQVTLTLVLLALLGGVFLRGFKEAIGIAVGITVLYLGLSTVVVGRGLLDVLAQPEVAGNWWAALTQAYRSPLALIGAALLVFPRLALGLSGFETGVVVMPLVRGGAGDTRQRPAGRIRNTRKLLTAAALIMSVMLLGSALVTTFLIPRAQFWPATTYTRNVNAADLAAGRAVVNVPLDDARDPRALYSLRLPAGRTGTFTVQAQTVGGPVPLTVTVIPTPDGNSDRVSVRKPAGEANGRALAYLAHERLGEGFGTLYDGATILILWFAGASALAGLLNIVPRYLPRYGMAPDWARATRPLVVLFTAISAGVTLLFRADVDAQAGAYATGVLALMTSAAVAVFLTELRRGHRGGAAVFFLISALFLYTSVVTVTDRPEGLWIALLFVLAILLVSVASRIGRSTELRVQRVTLDAEARRMLDDVRGRGLPVRFIANRLNEGDREEYRLKALEVRLDNHLPAGDAALFLEVAVTDASDFSAAVPVKGVRVGPHAVLRASGSSVPNTLAAVLLYVRDLTGVPPHVYFEWSEKGPAQNALRFLLAGEGDIPPLTHEVLRVAERDPSRRPVVHVGG; encoded by the coding sequence ATGACCTGGTTTCTGGAAACCCAGCACCCCGAGCCGGAAGGCTTTTACGAAGACGAGCGGGAGGTCCAGCAGCAGCACCACACCCAGCCGTGGTGGAAGGTGATGTGCCTGACCGGCGTGGACTACTTCTCGACCCTGGGCTACCAGCCGGGCATCGCCGCCCTGGCCGCGGGCGCCCTGAGTCCGGTGGCGACCCTGATCCTGGTGCTGGTGACCCTCTTCGGGGCGCTGCCGATGTACCGCCGGGTGGCCCAGGAAAGCCCGCACGGGGACGGCAGCCTGTCCATGCTGGAGCGGCTGCTGAGCTACTGGCCCAGCAAGGTGCTGGTGCTGACCCTGCTGGGCTTCGTGGCGACGGGCTTCGTGATCACCATCACGCTCTCGGCGGCGGACGCGACCGCGCACCTGATCGAAAACCCCTTTCTTCAGGCGGCGCTGGAAGGCCAGCAGGTCACCCTGACGCTGGTGCTGCTGGCGCTGCTGGGCGGGGTGTTTCTGCGCGGCTTCAAGGAGGCCATCGGGATCGCGGTGGGGATCACCGTGCTGTACCTGGGCCTGAGCACGGTCGTCGTGGGCCGGGGCCTGCTGGACGTGCTGGCCCAGCCCGAGGTCGCCGGGAACTGGTGGGCGGCCCTGACGCAGGCTTACCGTTCGCCGCTGGCGCTGATCGGCGCGGCGCTGCTCGTCTTTCCCCGGCTGGCGCTGGGCCTCAGCGGCTTCGAGACGGGCGTGGTGGTCATGCCGCTGGTGCGCGGCGGCGCCGGGGACACCCGGCAGCGGCCCGCCGGGCGCATCCGCAACACCCGGAAGCTGCTCACGGCCGCCGCGCTGATCATGAGTGTGATGCTGCTCGGCTCGGCGCTGGTAACCACCTTCCTGATTCCGCGCGCGCAGTTCTGGCCCGCGACGACCTACACCCGCAACGTGAACGCCGCCGACCTGGCCGCGGGCCGCGCGGTGGTCAACGTCCCGCTGGACGACGCCCGCGATCCCCGCGCGCTCTACAGCCTGCGCCTGCCCGCCGGACGCACCGGCACCTTCACCGTGCAGGCCCAGACGGTGGGCGGCCCGGTGCCGCTGACGGTCACGGTGATTCCCACCCCGGACGGCAACTCCGACCGCGTCAGCGTGCGCAAGCCCGCCGGCGAGGCCAATGGCCGCGCGCTGGCCTACCTCGCCCACGAACGCCTGGGCGAGGGCTTCGGGACCCTGTACGACGGGGCCACCATCCTGATCCTGTGGTTCGCGGGCGCCTCGGCGCTGGCGGGGCTGCTGAACATCGTGCCGCGCTACCTGCCCCGCTACGGCATGGCCCCCGACTGGGCCCGCGCGACCCGGCCGCTGGTGGTGCTGTTCACCGCCATCAGCGCCGGGGTCACGCTGCTGTTCCGGGCCGACGTGGACGCGCAGGCGGGAGCCTACGCGACCGGGGTGCTGGCCCTGATGACCTCGGCGGCGGTCGCGGTCTTTCTGACCGAGCTGCGGCGGGGGCACCGGGGCGGCGCCGCCGTGTTTTTCCTGATCAGCGCCCTGTTCTTGTACACCAGCGTGGTCACCGTGACCGACCGGCCCGAGGGGCTGTGGATCGCGCTGCTGTTCGTGCTGGCCATCCTGCTGGTCAGCGTCGCCTCGCGCATCGGGCGCAGCACCGAGCTGCGGGTGCAGCGCGTTACCCTCGACGCCGAAGCCCGCCGGATGCTGGACGACGTGCGGGGCCGGGGCCTGCCGGTGCGCTTCATCGCCAACCGCCTGAACGAGGGCGACCGCGAGGAATACCGCCTCAAGGCGCTGGAGGTGCGGCTGGACAACCACCTCCCCGCCGGGGACGCGGCGCTCTTTCTGGAAGTCGCGGTGACCGACGCCAGCGACTTCAGTGCCGCCGTGCCGGTCAAGGGGGTGCGGGTGGGGCCGCACGCGGTGTTGCGCGCCAGCGGCAGCAGCGTGCCCAACACCCTGGCCGCCGTGCTGCTGTACGTGCGCGACCTGACCGGCGTGCCGCCGCACGTCTACTTCGAGTGGAGTGAAAAAGGCCCCGCGCAAAACGCGCTGCGCTTCCTGCTCGCCGGGGAGGGGGACATTCCGCCGCTGACCCACGAGGTGCTGCGGGTGGCCGAGCGCGACCCCTCACGGCGGCCCGTGGTGCATGTGGGCGGCTGA
- a CDS encoding sensor histidine kinase — protein sequence MAGFLSFSVPSPSPGLSLPLFWGVTLALLALIVLLDIFVPAVVVGTLLSVPVALAALGATRRMTLALVGLCVGANVLAGVLNGLWYGLSAPDLANRAVSIVTVVLVGLLTLRAREASRRAARLLEDERQLRRERALRRLAEDMGGPLGQAEFVERAAAALQRLTGAASVEIGALDRAILRAPHARVDAAGLPEPERAPSRLGSRLPLSYLAHPAGTGAVWAEEDGASVLGRLHRPGEGDLLLILTRPTAPLSLTAEAAGLLQPMLERTALLDDLRDGRARLAERGELLRDLVYAFSHDLRTPLLANAINMRAALRGAYGDLPGPYLETLRNGLSANESLLALADQLLLVAKYESEEAQEEDAQPVNLRELTLGVLRELAPHLTERDLTLEQNLEGVRVEGWRHDLRRAVQNLLDNAVKFSPPGGTVRVGLCEQDGEARLTVQDEGPGVPATRQPRLFQRFRSGGAGGGTGLGLYLTRRIAEAHGGGVSYTRTASARSLFTLTLPLHPARTDHA from the coding sequence ATGGCTGGCTTCCTCTCCTTTTCCGTCCCCTCCCCGTCTCCGGGCCTCAGCCTGCCGCTGTTCTGGGGGGTCACGCTGGCGCTGCTGGCCCTCATCGTGCTGCTGGACATTTTCGTGCCCGCCGTGGTGGTCGGCACCCTGCTGAGCGTGCCGGTCGCGCTCGCGGCCCTGGGCGCCACCCGGCGCATGACCCTGGCGCTGGTGGGGCTGTGCGTGGGCGCCAACGTGCTCGCGGGCGTGCTCAACGGCCTGTGGTACGGCCTGAGCGCCCCGGACCTCGCCAACCGCGCCGTGAGCATCGTGACCGTGGTGCTGGTCGGCCTGCTGACCCTGCGGGCGCGCGAGGCCTCGCGGCGGGCCGCGCGGCTCCTGGAAGACGAGCGCCAGTTGCGGCGCGAGCGTGCCCTGCGCCGCCTCGCGGAGGATATGGGCGGGCCGTTGGGGCAGGCCGAGTTCGTGGAGCGGGCGGCGGCGGCCTTGCAGCGCCTGACCGGCGCGGCCAGCGTGGAGATCGGCGCCCTGGACCGGGCGATTCTGCGCGCCCCACACGCCCGGGTGGACGCGGCGGGCCTGCCCGAGCCGGAGCGGGCGCCCTCGCGGCTGGGCAGCCGCCTGCCGCTGAGTTACCTCGCGCATCCGGCGGGAACAGGCGCCGTCTGGGCCGAGGAGGACGGGGCGAGCGTGCTGGGGCGCCTGCACCGCCCCGGCGAGGGAGACCTGCTGCTGATTCTGACCCGGCCCACGGCGCCCCTGAGCCTGACCGCCGAGGCCGCCGGGCTGCTGCAACCCATGCTGGAGCGCACGGCGCTGCTCGACGACCTGCGCGACGGTCGGGCGCGGCTCGCGGAGCGCGGCGAACTGCTGCGCGACCTCGTCTACGCCTTCAGCCACGACCTGCGCACGCCGCTGCTGGCGAACGCGATCAACATGCGCGCGGCCCTGCGCGGCGCCTACGGCGACCTGCCCGGCCCTTACCTGGAGACCCTCCGCAACGGCCTGAGCGCCAACGAAAGCCTGCTGGCGCTGGCCGATCAATTGCTGCTGGTCGCCAAGTACGAGAGCGAGGAGGCCCAGGAGGAAGACGCCCAGCCGGTCAACCTGCGCGAGCTGACGCTGGGGGTGCTGCGGGAACTCGCGCCCCACCTGACGGAACGGGACCTCACGCTGGAACAGAACCTGGAGGGCGTGCGGGTCGAGGGCTGGCGCCACGACCTGCGCCGCGCGGTGCAAAACCTGCTGGACAACGCGGTGAAGTTCAGCCCGCCGGGGGGCACGGTCCGGGTGGGGCTCTGCGAGCAAGATGGCGAGGCGCGGCTGACCGTGCAGGACGAGGGGCCGGGGGTGCCCGCCACCCGCCAGCCGCGCCTCTTTCAGCGCTTCCGCAGTGGGGGGGCCGGGGGGGGCACCGGCCTGGGCCTCTACCTCACCCGCCGCATCGCGGAGGCGCACGGCGGGGGGGTCAGCTACACCCGCACGGCCAGCGCCCGCAGCCTGTTCACGCTGACCCTGCCCCTGCACCCGGCCCGGACCGACCATGCCTGA
- a CDS encoding response regulator: protein MPDPIRILLVEDHAFTRDGLRATLNLEGDLRVCAEARSGEEALERLARSEVDVAVLDIGLPGMDGIQTAAEIKRGWPGVRIVMLTAHDLREEVFAALASGADAYCLKSARPELLLLAIRAAAAGSAYLDPQVAHHVLSGVRVPDAATPLTARELDVLRLIAEGLGNREIAQALEISVSTVKLHVQELLTKLQAADRTQAAVKALRRGLL from the coding sequence ATGCCTGACCCCATCCGGATTCTGCTGGTCGAGGACCACGCCTTCACGCGCGACGGGCTGCGGGCGACCCTCAACCTGGAGGGCGACCTGCGGGTCTGCGCGGAGGCCCGCAGCGGCGAGGAGGCCCTGGAGCGGCTGGCCCGCAGCGAGGTGGACGTGGCCGTGCTGGACATCGGCCTGCCCGGCATGGACGGCATCCAGACCGCCGCCGAGATCAAACGCGGCTGGCCCGGGGTGCGGATCGTGATGCTCACGGCCCACGACCTGCGCGAGGAAGTCTTCGCGGCGCTGGCCTCGGGCGCCGACGCCTACTGCCTCAAGAGCGCCCGGCCCGAGCTGCTGCTGCTCGCCATCCGGGCGGCGGCGGCGGGCAGCGCGTACCTCGATCCACAGGTCGCGCACCACGTCCTCAGCGGCGTGCGGGTCCCCGACGCGGCCACGCCGCTGACTGCCCGCGAGCTGGACGTGCTGCGCCTGATCGCCGAGGGCCTGGGCAACCGCGAGATCGCCCAGGCGCTGGAAATCAGCGTGAGCACCGTCAAACTGCACGTGCAGGAACTCCTGACCAAGTTGCAGGCCGCCGACCGCACCCAGGCCGCCGTCAAGGCCCTGCGCCGGGGGCTGCTGTAG